The proteins below come from a single Oxyura jamaicensis isolate SHBP4307 breed ruddy duck chromosome 1, BPBGC_Ojam_1.0, whole genome shotgun sequence genomic window:
- the HSP90B1 gene encoding endoplasmin has translation MRSAWGLALACALLLAASVGAEEVDVDATVEDDLGKSREGSRTDDEVVQREEEAIQLDGLNASQIKEIREKSEKFAFQAEVNRMMKLIINSLYKNKEIFLRELISNASDALDKIRLISLTDENALAGNEELTVKIKCDKEKNMLHVTDTGIGMTKEELIKNLGTIAKSGTSEFLNKMTEMQDDSQSTSELIGQFGVGFYSAFLVADRVIVTSKHNNDTQHIWESDSNEFSVIDDPRGNTLGRGTTITLVLKEEASDYLELDTVKNLVKKYSQFINFPIYVWSSKTETVEEPIEEEEAKEKEETDDDEAAVEEEEEEKKPKTKKVEKTVWDWELMNDIKPIWQRPSKEVEEDEYKAFYKTFSKEHDDPMAYIHFTAEGEVTFKSILFVPNSAPRGLFDEYGSKKSDFIKLYVRRVFITDDFHDMMPKYLNFVKGVVDSDDLPLNVSRETLQQHKLLKVIRKKLVRKTLDMIKKIAEEKYNDTFWKEFGTNVKLGVIEDHSNRTRLAKLLRFQSSHHESNLTSLDQYVERMKEKQDKIYFMAGASRKEAESSPFVERLLKKGYEVIYLTEPVDEYCIQALPEFDGKRFQNVAKEGVKFEESEKSKESREALEKEFEPLLNWMKDKALKDKIEKAVLSQRLTQSPCALVASQYGWSGNMERIMKAQAYQTGKDISTNYYASQKKTFEINPRHPLIKDMLRRVKENEDDKTVSDLAVVLFETATLRSGYMLPDTKEYGDRIERMLRLSLNIDLDAKVEEEPEEPEDAAEEAEQDEEEVDADAEDSETQKESTDVKDEL, from the exons ATGAGGTCGGCCTGGGGGCTCGCTCTGGCCTGCGCGCTTCTGCTGGCCG CGTCCGTTGGCGCAGAGGAGGTGGATGTGGATGCAACCGTGGAGGATGACTTGGGTAAAAGCAGGGAAGGGTCCCGGACTGACGATGAAGTTGTTCAGAG AGAGGAAGAAGCTATCCAGCTAGATGGCCTAAATGCATCCCAGAtcaaagaaatcagagaaaaatctgagaaGTTTGCATTTCAAGCAGAAGTTAACAGAATGATGAAACTTATCATCAattctttatataaaaataaagag attttcCTGAGGGAACTTATTTCAAATGCTTCGGATGCTTTAGATAAGATACGGTTAATATCCTTGACTGATGAAAATGCTCTTGCTGGTAATGAGGAGCTCACTGTCAAAATCAAG tgtgACAAAGAGAAGAACATGCTTCACGTTACAGATACGGGTATTGGCATGACAAAAGAGGAGTTGATTAAAAACCTGGGTACCATTGCAAAGTCTGGTACAAGTGAATTCTTAAACAAGATGACTGAAATGCAGGATGATAGCCAGTCAACATCTGAGTTAATTGGCCAGTTTGGTGTTGGCTTTTATTCTGCCTTCTTAGTAGCAGACAGAGTTATCGTCACATCAAAACACAACAATGATACTCAGCACATTTGGGAGTCAGATTCAAATGAATTCTCTGTGATTGATGACCCAAGAGGAAACACTTTAGGACGTGGCACAACCATAAC ccTTGTCTTGAAGGAAGAAGCATCTGATTATCTTGAGTTGGATACTGTTAAAAACCTCGTCAAGAAATACTCACAGTTCATAAACTTCCCCATATATGTGTGGAGCAGCAAG ACGGAGACTGTAGAAGAACCTatagaggaagaggaagcaaaggagaaagaagaaacagatgaTGATGAAGCTGCAgttgaagaggaggaggaggagaagaaaccaaaaacaaagaAG GTTGAAAAGACTGTCTGGGATTGGGAGCTCATGAATGACATAAAACCCATCTGGCAGAGACCGTCTAAAGAAGTTGAAGAGGATGAATACAAAGCTTTTTACAAAACCTTTTCCAAG GAACATGATGATCCAATGGCTTACATCCACTTCACTGCTGAAGGGGAAGTAACTTTCAAATCAATCTTGTTCGTTCCTAATTCTGCTCCACGTGGCTTGTTTGATGAATATGGGTCTaaaaaaagtgatttcattAAG CTGTATGTTCGAAGAGTGTTCATCACTGATGACTTCCATGACATGATGCCCAAATATCTTAACTTCGTTAAGGGTGTt GTGGATTCTGATGATCTTCCTCTGAATGTATCTCGTGAAACACTTCAGCAGCATAAACTCTTAAAG GTGATCAGAAAGAAACTTGTTCGTAAGACTCTTGATATGATCAAGaaaattgcagaagaaaaatacaatgacACATTCTGGAAGGAGTTTGGTACTAATGTCAAGCTTGGAGTTATTGAGGATCACTCCAATCGTACACGACTGGCTAAACTTCTTCGCTTCCAGTCCTCTCATCATGAAAGTAACCTTACAAGCCTTGACCAGTATgtggaaagaatgaaagagaaacaagacaaaatatatttcatggCAGGTGCCAGCAGAAAGGAG GCAGAGTCGTCACCATTTGTTGAACGTCTTCTGAAAAAGGGCTACGAAGTGATATACCTGACTGAACCTGTGGATGAATACTGTATTCAAGCTCTGCCAGAATTTGATGGCAAGAGGTTTCAGAACGTAGCAAAAGAAGGAGTTAAGtttgaagaaagtgaaaaatctaAGGAGAGCCGAGAAGCCTTGGAAAAGGAATTTGAACCACTCTTGAACTGGATGAAAGACAAAGCTCTGAAGGACAAg ATTGAAAAAGCTGTGCTCTCTCAACGTTTAACCCAGTCTCCATGTGCACTTGTGGCTAGTCAGTATGGATGGTCTGGTAACATGGAAAGAATCATGAAAGCTCAAGCTTACCAAACTGGAAAGGACATATCTACAAA TTACTATGCTAGCCAAAAgaagacatttgaaataaaCCCCAGACATCCACTGATCAAAGATATGCTGAGGCGAGTCAAG GAAAACGAAGATGACAAAACAGTTTCAGATCTTGCAGTGGTATTGTTTGAAACTGCAACTTTGAGATCAGGATATATGTTACCAGACACCAAAGAATATGGAGACAGAATAGAAAGGATGCTTCGTTTGAGTTTAAACATTGACCTGGATGCAAAG GTGGAAGAAGAGCCTGAAGAGCCTGAAGATGCAGCTGAGGAGGCAGAGCAAGATGAGGAAGAGGTGGATGCTGATGCTGAAGATAGTGAAACACAGAAG GAATCCACAGATGTGAAGGATGAACTGTAA
- the C1H12orf73 gene encoding uncharacterized protein C12orf73 homolog, giving the protein MPAGVPWPTYLKTLAASLLAMLAGAEVVHRYYGPDLSIPEIPPKPGELRTELLGVKARSSKAETSQH; this is encoded by the exons ATGCCCGCCGGCGTGCCCTGGCCCACCTACCTGAAGACGCTGGCGGCcagcctgctggccatgctggcCGGGGCGGAGGTGGTGCACAGGTACTACGGGCCCGACCTC agTATACCCGAAATACCTCCTAAGCCTGGAGAGCTGAGAACAGAACTGTTGGGTGTAAAAGCAAGATCGAGCAAAGCTGAAACATCCCAGCACTGA